Sequence from the Burkholderiaceae bacterium DAT-1 genome:
CTGAATATCGACGAAGTGATCCGCATCATCCGCGAATCGGATGATCCGAAGGCCGCGCTGATGGCGGCGTTCCACTTAAGCGAGCGCCAGACCGAAGACATTCTGGAAATCCGCCTGCGCCAGCTCGCCCGCCTCGAAGGCATCAAAATCGAGCAGGAACTGGCCAAGCTGCGCGATGAAAAAGCCGAGCTGGAACATCTGCTGGGCAATGAAGACGCCATGCAGCGTCTCATCATCAAGGAAATCCGCGACGACGCCAAAACCTTTGGCGACGACCGCCGCACCCTGATCGAAGCCACTGAAAAAGCCACCGTCAGCGTCGCCGTGGTGGATGAACCGCTGACCGTGATCCTCTCGGACAAGGGCTGGATCCGCACCCGCAACGGCCACGGCATTGATACGCAGAATCTCGGCTTCAAGGAAGGCGACAAACTGCTCACTGCCATCGAATGCCGGTCTGTGGATACGCTCGCGCTATTCGGCAGCGATGGCCGCGTCTACAACCTGCTCACCGGCAATCTGCCGGGCGGACGCGGCGACGGCGTACCGGTGGCCAGCCTGATCGACCTCGCCGCCAAAACACGCATCGTGCAGGTCTTCACCGCCCAGCCCGATCAGAAAATCATGATCGCGGGCAGCACGGGCTACGCTTTCTGGTGCGAATTCAAGGACCTGTTCACCCGTCAGAAAGCAGGCAAGGCCTTTGTCTCGCTGGGTGAGGACGAAACGCTGCTGAAAATCAGCCCTTTCGAGCCAACCGATACCAGTCTGGTCGCCTGCCTATCCACGTCCATGCGCCTCCACGCCTTCCCGCTGGCCGAACTCAAGCCGCTTTCGGGCGGCGGTCGCGGCATGATCGCCATGGCGCTGGACGACAACGACACTCTCTCCGCCATTACGGTCAGCGACGGCCAGACTCTGGTGCTCAATGGTACCGGCCGTGGCGGACGGCAAACCACGCTCAACTTCGATGCCAATGATCTGGCACCGTACATAGGCAAGCGTGCGAAGAAGGGGAAACCGCTGGTAGGTGGATTGAAGTTGGCGAGTTTTTAAATCAGCAATGACGTCGCCCCGCCACAAGGCTTTGTGGCGGGATGGGTACTCTCGTCACCCGTTCCCCACCTGCCCCGGAAATAAATGGCGTGTCAGTCGCCATTCGGCGACCGGCTGGTCATCCAGATAGCAGGTAGGCTTCGGCAAGAAGCCGTCAAAGCAGTTGCTTATCCCCAGTTCTTTAGCCGTTACGCGGCAATACTCCGCCCCGCCGGAACTCCACAAATACAGAATCGCGCCAGCTGCTTTCTGCTCTCTCACCCATTCAATGGCAGCAGGTATCGGAATGCGTTTGTTACCAACCGAGCGGACGAGTGTATCGTCGATATCGACGTAGATGATGGGATGCATGCGATAGATTGTTTCTCGTGATACCTGCGGGCTACAAGCATCCAGCTCATGCTGGATGCTGCCATTCAAATCAAAACAAATACGTCCCCGCCACGGCCACCACACCCACCTTGTTGCGGGTGAAATTCAGGTATTCCAGACTGAAACTGGTCTGGCTGCTCCAGCGCAGTTTTGCACCGACACCCACTGTAGCCTCGGTCTGATGCGTATTGGTATCGCTTACCTTACCTTGATACCACTGATGCTTGGTCAATTGCGTGCTGCCAACACCCAAGCGTCCATACAGCGAAACAGATTCGGCAACTGGCGTTTCGGCAATGCCCGCCACGCCAACATGCGAAGTCGGA
This genomic interval carries:
- a CDS encoding DUF705 domain-containing protein, with amino-acid sequence MHPIIYVDIDDTLVRSVGNKRIPIPAAIEWVREQKAAGAILYLWSSGGAEYCRVTAKELGISNCFDGFLPKPTCYLDDQPVAEWRLTRHLFPGQVGNG
- a CDS encoding porin family protein, producing MKKANRWIVGALMALGSLASHAAGEPPGVYASLALGQAHGSGSYYKDGTVPSVGFALGYRLNQNLSVEAYGRSLSFDIFPLYPSTESYPTSHVGVAGIAETPVAESVSLYGRLGVGSTQLTKHQWYQGKVSDTNTHQTEATVGVGAKLRWSSQTSFSLEYLNFTRNKVGVVAVAGTYLF